The window TATACCAACGATTTTTTTTGCAGGTTCATATTCTAAAATTTTATCTACAAGCAGAAAAGGGTAGTTATGTGGTAGGAGCTTTAAAATCTCGTTTATATCAATCATTTTCAACCTCCAGATGGAGTTTGGCTTCAATTTTCTTCATTTTCTCAAACAATCTTGGTAGTTTTTTTAAATAGCCCTGAAGTTTTGCCCAATCCTTATGGGGCATATGGGGGGTCCCTGAAATTAATGAATTTTCTGGTACATCTTTCGTGATACCTGTTTGCCCTCCTGCTTTTACATTATCCCCAATAGTTATGTGGTCCCTAACCCCCACCTGTCCTGCAAGAATCACATTTTTTCCAATTGTTGCACTTCCAGCAATCCCCACCTGAGCAACAATTATTGAATTATCTCCGATTGAAACATTATGGGCAACCTGGACTAGGTTGTCTATTTTTACACCCTTTTTTATGATAGTTTTCCCGAGAGAAGCCCTGTCGATGGTAACATTTGCACCTATTTCCACATCATCCTCGATCTCTACTATCCCGAGTTGAGGGATCTTTATGTGTCTTTTCCCATCCCAAACATAACCAAATCCATCACTCCCCAGTACTGCCCCTCCATGGATTATTACCCTTTTACCAATTTTGACCTTATCATATATTGTTACGTGCGGGTATATGGTGGTTTCTTCACCAATAAATGTATTTTCTCCTATATATGCGAAGGGATAAATTGTCACACCTCTCTCTATTACTGCACCGTTATCTATATAAACATAGGGAGAAATAAATACTTCATCTGCTACTTTTGCATCTTTAGAAACAAATGTTAACTGACTTACCCCTTTCTCTTTTTTCCTTGGTTTATTGAAAATCTTGGCTACTTCAACATACGCCAGGGCCGGGTTTTTAACTGTGATTAAGTTTTTGTCTTTTATGTCATTGAAATCTATATCGTCACCAAGGATTATCGCTGATGCCTTGCAATCCTTTATATATTTTCTAAAACTTGTATGGGTAAGAAGTGTTATATCACCCTCTTTTGCTTCTTTAATGCTTGAGATGCCTGATATAGGCATATCCCCTTTTCCTATTAAATGGCCATGTACTTTTTTAGCTATTGTTTTTAGTAAAATCATTTTTTGATTGTTTTTTTCTTTGCTGCTTCATTATATAGATTGATGACCTTGTTTGTAATGTCAACTGCTGGGGCACCATAGAGGATACCTGCCTGGTTTTTTTCAAGAATCAGCATATATTTTTCTTTTTCACCCATATTTTTAATAATTTCTTCTAAATCTTTTACAATTTTTTGTGTAAATTCCATGTCTTTTTGTTGTAGTTCTCCCTGATAGTCGTTGTATAATCTTTGATAGTCTTTTAGCTTGATCTGGTATTGTTTTTCTTTTTCTGCCCTTGCATCGGGGTTAATAGTTGCGCCCTGTTTTTCTATTGTATCTTTCATTTTCTGCAATTCTTCTTGTTTCCCATCCAGATTTTTCTTTAATCTTTCAGCTTCACTTGTAAGGGCCTTTTTTGCCTCCTTACCTTTTTCAGATTCAAGCATAACCCTTTGAAGGTCTACATAAACTATATTCTGTGTCTGACTTCTTAAAGTAAAAGGTAAAAAGAGCATCGTAAATATTGCAGCAATTAAAATAATGTTTTTCATGTTTCCCCCTGTTTAGTATTGTGTACCAATTGTAAAATCGAATACATTTTTTTTCTCATCTTTTTTCGGAAAGAGATTAAAACCAATCTCAAGCCGGATAGGACCCATTGGTGAAAACCATCTAAGACCTAATCCTGCCGAGGCCTTCATATCTTTTAATATAAAACCCTGTGTATCGTCAAACCCATGACCAGCATCAAAGAATATAACCCCTTTTATTCCTGCAGGTTTGTAAATAGGGAATATCCATTCTGTATTGAAAATAAGTTGATTTTCCCCACCTATAACCTCATCCCACTCGTCTTTTGGCCCTGCTTCTCCATACCTAAAGCCTCTTATGGTGTTTATACCACCAACAAAGAATTTTTCGTAGATTGGTAATGTTTTTCCACCATATGTTCTAATAGTCCCTATAGCCCCCTTCAAGAAAAAGGTAGTATCCCAGAAGCCTGCTGGAATGTACTTTCCATAGAAAGCAATCGCTCTATAAAAATAGTTATCACCGCTAAAGGGACCGCCCGCTACTTCGAAGGATATTCCAGAGTTTACCCCCGTGCTGGGGTTTAGTATGTTGTCTATTGTGTTTTTTGTAAGGGATAACATTACACTGCTGGTTATCTTTGTTCCTTCTTGTTCTTTTATATAGATACTTGCTGCGTCTTCGATGTTGGTAACGTCGGTAGTTTCATATCTGTATTTAACAGCTCCCCTTACATCATCTGTCAAAGGCCTGATTAAGGTAACACTACCACCTGTTTTTTTATATTCATACGTATCCATATATCTCTCATAATTAAAAGCGCTTAAACCAGTATCGAGATTCATATCAAAGATATATGGTTCCAAATATGAAAGTGTAAATTCCTGGCTGATAGCGCTAAAGCCAGTTGTAAATAAAAGTTTTCTCCCTGTGCCTAAAAGATTTTCCTGAGATATAGAACCGGTCAACATAACCTGTTCTTCTGAGCTGTACCCTATGCCAATGCTTAAAGAACCTGTGGGTTTTTCTTCAACCATAAGATCCAGGTTAATTTTATCAGGCTCGTCTGTTTTTATAATTTTCATATCAATATTTTGAAAAAATGTTGTGTTCGTTAATCTTTTTTTGCTATCTTTCAGTTTTGTAGCAGAGAATCTATCCCCTTCAGCGACCCTCAACTCTCTTCTGATGACCTTGTCCCTTGTTTTTGTGTTTCCCAATATATTAATCCTGTTAAAATATATTTCCTGCCCTATTGCAAAATCGAAGGTAATATTTACCCTTTTTGCATCATCGTCTATCAAGGTAAGGGGGCCAATATCGCAAAAGGCATAACCTTTGTCCTGATAAAGATCTGTCAACATCAGAACATCTTCGTGAAATATTGAAGACCTGAATGTATTTCCAGATTTACCTTTTAGGTTCCTTAAAAGGTTTTCCCTTTCAAAGATTACATCTCCTGTGAAATCTACAGTACCGATTTTATATATGTTGCCCTCATCAACAGACATTGCTATGCTGATTGTCTTTCCGTCTTTTGAGATTTTTATATCAGGTACTCCTACTTTTGCTCTTACATACCCGTTATCTGAATAGAAGGCTTCAATATTTTTTCTATCTTCCTCGAGGGTTTCTTCATCGAGAATTCCAGAACCCGTGAACCATGAAAACATTCCTTTTTCACTTACCCTCATATATCCTTTAAGTTTATCGCCCTTAAATGCCTTGTTCCCTGTAAAGGTTATCTTTCTGACAAATGCCTTTTCAGGTTCTTCGATGTAAAATTTTACTGTTGCATCGTAAGCTTCTTCGTAATCAATTCCGTACTCTACTTTAGCTGCATAATAACCCTTACCCGCATAAAGCTTTTTTATTTCATCCATACTCTCTTTGATCTTTTCAATATTGAGGACTGTACCTGTCTTTACTTTTAATTTATCCCTTATATCGCCAGTACTTATTTTTTTGTTACCGGATACATATATGGCCTTTATAGGTGCTCTTTCAATGACTACGAAGGTTATTATTTTACCCTTATCTGTTTCCTTAACATCTATCTGGACATCGCTGAAAAAACCCGTTTTGTAAATATTTTTCATATCTTCTCTTATCTTGTCAAGGTCGAAGGGATCGTTTTCCTTTATTTTTATATTATTTGTGATGAAACCCTTATCAATCCTCTCGTTTCCTGTTACGTCAATTTTTATTATCTTATCTGTGTCGTTGGCCCACACCGAGAGAGAAAATATGATAATGGTGATGGTTAATAATATTTGTAAGCTTCTCATGCAATTAGCAAAATAACAGAAAAAAGGGTTATTGTAAAGGCAAAAAGTACAGGCATTGAGCATTATAGCATTATAGAAACTGATTGTATGGTACAAATAGTGTAAAGGTAAGGCTTGACTCACGTTAATAATTATGTTTATCAGCAATAAATTGTTTATATTAAAGTTGTTTTTAGTTTTAAACTAAATGCTTGATGCTGATGACTATAATTTATCGGTGCTTTGTCACGTCTATCTTTTTACACAGATGTGGAATGGGACATTTGCTACAGAGGGGGGACACTGGCTTGCATATGTTTCTTCCAAAGCTTACGAGGAGCATGTTGTAGATGATCCAGTATTTTTTAGGCAGTACCTTTCTCAGGACATCTTCCGTTTTATAAGGGGTTTTTGTCATAACAATACCAATCCTGTTAGAAATCCTGTGTACGTGGGTATCAACACATATTCCCAGTTTGTTATATCCTTCTGTGACCACAAGATTTGCTGTTTTTCTCCCTATACCCTTTATTTTCAGTAATTCATCTATAGTATCAGGAACCCTTCCATTGTAATTTTCTATAATTATTTTAGAAACATTCTTTAGAACCATAGATTTATTTCTGTAGAATCCAACAGGATATATGAGCTTTTGTAACTCTTCTACTGGTAATTTTAGGATTTCTTCCGGTGTTCTTGCTTTTTGCATAAGCCTTTCCATAACCTTGTCTGTAAGTTCATCTTTTGTTCTGAGGCTCAGGAGAGTACCGATAAGCACAAGAAAAGGATTACCTTTTTCTTTTTTGGAAATTTTTGTGACAGCAGGTACTTTATCCTCAAAATTGGTTTTTAGGATTTCTATCATTTCTCTAAACGGGAATTGTTTCATATATGCCCCTCATTCCAAATTCCAAATTATGGGTGATGAATTTTTAATGCTGAATTCCTAAAGCCGAGTATTTATTATCCCCTCTATTAATTCTGACATATGTTCCGCATGTGAGCCCTTCCAATAAATCTTTTTACAGGATGGACATGCTTTAAATGCTTCATAATGGTGAAATACGAATTCAGGAATATAT is drawn from Pseudomonadota bacterium and contains these coding sequences:
- the lpxD gene encoding UDP-3-O-(3-hydroxymyristoyl)glucosamine N-acyltransferase, producing MILLKTIAKKVHGHLIGKGDMPISGISSIKEAKEGDITLLTHTSFRKYIKDCKASAIILGDDIDFNDIKDKNLITVKNPALAYVEVAKIFNKPRKKEKGVSQLTFVSKDAKVADEVFISPYVYIDNGAVIERGVTIYPFAYIGENTFIGEETTIYPHVTIYDKVKIGKRVIIHGGAVLGSDGFGYVWDGKRHIKIPQLGIVEIEDDVEIGANVTIDRASLGKTIIKKGVKIDNLVQVAHNVSIGDNSIIVAQVGIAGSATIGKNVILAGQVGVRDHITIGDNVKAGGQTGITKDVPENSLISGTPHMPHKDWAKLQGYLKKLPRLFEKMKKIEAKLHLEVEND
- a CDS encoding OmpH family outer membrane protein; amino-acid sequence: MKNIILIAAIFTMLFLPFTLRSQTQNIVYVDLQRVMLESEKGKEAKKALTSEAERLKKNLDGKQEELQKMKDTIEKQGATINPDARAEKEKQYQIKLKDYQRLYNDYQGELQQKDMEFTQKIVKDLEEIIKNMGEKEKYMLILEKNQAGILYGAPAVDITNKVINLYNEAAKKKTIKK
- the bamA gene encoding outer membrane protein assembly factor BamA, producing MRSLQILLTITIIIFSLSVWANDTDKIIKIDVTGNERIDKGFITNNIKIKENDPFDLDKIREDMKNIYKTGFFSDVQIDVKETDKGKIITFVVIERAPIKAIYVSGNKKISTGDIRDKLKVKTGTVLNIEKIKESMDEIKKLYAGKGYYAAKVEYGIDYEEAYDATVKFYIEEPEKAFVRKITFTGNKAFKGDKLKGYMRVSEKGMFSWFTGSGILDEETLEEDRKNIEAFYSDNGYVRAKVGVPDIKISKDGKTISIAMSVDEGNIYKIGTVDFTGDVIFERENLLRNLKGKSGNTFRSSIFHEDVLMLTDLYQDKGYAFCDIGPLTLIDDDAKRVNITFDFAIGQEIYFNRINILGNTKTRDKVIRRELRVAEGDRFSATKLKDSKKRLTNTTFFQNIDMKIIKTDEPDKINLDLMVEEKPTGSLSIGIGYSSEEQVMLTGSISQENLLGTGRKLLFTTGFSAISQEFTLSYLEPYIFDMNLDTGLSAFNYERYMDTYEYKKTGGSVTLIRPLTDDVRGAVKYRYETTDVTNIEDAASIYIKEQEGTKITSSVMLSLTKNTIDNILNPSTGVNSGISFEVAGGPFSGDNYFYRAIAFYGKYIPAGFWDTTFFLKGAIGTIRTYGGKTLPIYEKFFVGGINTIRGFRYGEAGPKDEWDEVIGGENQLIFNTEWIFPIYKPAGIKGVIFFDAGHGFDDTQGFILKDMKASAGLGLRWFSPMGPIRLEIGFNLFPKKDEKKNVFDFTIGTQY
- a CDS encoding endonuclease III, which codes for MKQFPFREMIEILKTNFEDKVPAVTKISKKEKGNPFLVLIGTLLSLRTKDELTDKVMERLMQKARTPEEILKLPVEELQKLIYPVGFYRNKSMVLKNVSKIIIENYNGRVPDTIDELLKIKGIGRKTANLVVTEGYNKLGICVDTHVHRISNRIGIVMTKTPYKTEDVLRKVLPKKYWIIYNMLLVSFGRNICKPVSPLCSKCPIPHLCKKIDVTKHR